A window of Desulfuromonas soudanensis genomic DNA:
CCCGACCAAACCAAGGGCAGTCAGCCAAGAAATATCGATGAGATCATATGGTGATTTTTGTTTTGCCATTATTGACTCTATACGAGGAAATGGGTACCGGGTCTACACATTGACAGGCATCTTCGCTGTCAATGTGCAGACCCGGCACTGATGCTATTCTAGCTGGCCTGGTCTGACCCCAGGCACCGACCCTTTGTTGCGAGCTGGATGTCTAAGCGCTAGCGTCATCCCCCTGTGCTTCGCCCGAAGCATAGCCGAGTCAACCGTCCGATGCCACTGGAATTTGCCTCAATAAAGATCATCATCCGCTGACCAAGTGGGTTTTGGTCTTCTCTTTGCTGCATTGGGTCCGTTGGGACATCGCGGGCTCGCGTCTTTCCGCGGGTGCGAGAAGCATTTTGTGTCAATTCGACTTTAAGTAAAGATTAATTGTTGGTGGAAAATGCGGCTGATTGGCCGAAAAAAGATTAATATCGGGTGGTTACTCCCGCTGGCATCATCATTGCTCAGGAAAAAAATAGCGGTACTTGATTGATGGGATCAAGAATTGGCCGCTATTGGGAAATGGGATGAAGTCAGGCCCTTCAACCACAGGAGGACAACATGTCAGAACCATCGCGCAGGGAGTTTTTGAAGACGGGCGTCGGCGTCATCGCCGGGGCCGCATTGGTCGGCGGCGTCGCCTTGACCGGAGCCAAAGAGGCCGAAGCCGCAGTCACCCAACCTTTCGGATACATTCCGCTGGACGTGGAGACGACCCGGCAACTCGGCTACGACGGCTACAAGGGGATCATTATCGACGGCGTCAAACACGCCCATTGCGGCTTCGCCTCCTTCAACGCCATCACCAGTCAACTGAAGGCCCTCGATCCCTATGGCCCCTACGCCAATATTCCGCCGGGGATGATGGACTGGGCGGCCAGCGGCGTCGCCGGTTTTGCCAGCTTTTGCGGGGCGCTTAACGGCGCCTGCGCGGCGGTGGGCCTGATCTGCACCCCGGCGGATGCCAATGGCTTCATCAGCGACCTGTTGACCTGGTACACCGAGACCCTGCTGCCGAGCAACATCGTGGCCCCGACCGGGATTTTGCCGCAAAGTCTCGCCAGGACCACCCTCTGCCACAACTCCGTCACCAATTGGTGTCTCGCTTCCGGCATGGCCAGCGGCTCGCCGGAGCGCTCCGAGCGTTGCGCTCGGCTGGCCGGCGACGTCGCTGCCAAGACCGTCGAGATGCTGAACAACGGCCGCCTCGGCTTGCCGACGCCGGCCAGCAAGACCGTCTGCGTCTCCTGTCACTATACCGGGACGGATTACGCCGCCGGCCAGTTTACCCGCGGCAACGAAGACTGCACGGTCTGTCATACCGGCATCAAGAAGATTCCGGCGGGCGGGCATCGGGGCAAGTCGTAAGCGCACGCCAGAACAGATCCCGTTGTGACAGCAAAGTCCGGCCGGAGGGTTCCTCCAGCCGGACTTTATTTTGCGATTTATCGTGTCTCAGCGCGCCGGGTTGGCGGCGATATCGTTGCTGATAGCCGTCAGGTCCTGTTCACAAGACGCGAAGCTTGGCGAGATCCTCGTAGCCGAATCTTCCGAATTGCAAAATAATTGGGGCATGGGTAAGGCTTCCAGGTTGATAAGTCCTTGTTCCAAGTTGTCTCGATTCGTACAACTCCGACAAGTACCAAATCCCCCGATGATAGTCCATGCGCGTTTTTTCCCGTTGGCAGGAAGTTATGCATCGCCTGAGTTTATTGCAAAATTATAAATGGGGAAGTGTCCGTCATTTTCTCCGGGACAGAAGTATTTGTCGCTCATTAGTGGAAAATAGATCTGCTCCGGTTTTGGTGTCCGGTTTTTGTCCGAGGACATCGAACTCACCAAAAGCAATCCAGTAACTGACCTCACCAGACTCGAGCGTCAAATCGTCACTCCGGAATCACCGGCTCGACGAGCGTCGCAAGCTGGGCGAGGGATTCCTGCCATCCGAGATAGCACATCTCCACCGGAATCGCTTCCGGGAGCCCCTCCTGCACGATGTTCACCTCGGTTCCGCACGACACGGGTTTCAAGGTCACGGTCGTCTCCATCTCGCCGGGGAGGTTCGGATCGTCGAAGCTGTCCGTGTAGCGGATGCGCTCGTTGGGCAACAGTTCACGGTACACGCCGCCGAAGGAATGCCCCTGGCCGGACGAGAAGTTGGTGAATGACATTTTGTAGGTTCCGCCGACTTTGGCATCCAGGTGGTGCACCCTGCAGGTGAATCCGTAAGGCGGAAGCCACTTGGCCATGGAGTCGGCATCGAGAAAGGCACGGTAGACGCGTTCCGGGCTGGCCCGGAGGACGCGGTGAAGTCGGACGGTTCCTTTGGGCATGGTCAAACCTCCTTTACCTTGCAGCGGGGAGGGGGTCGGGTGTGGGTTGTTCACCCCATTCACCAACATTTTACCCCATACCGGCGTCCATTGCTGGCAGTCCCGCTTCCCGATTGCGTCCTCGGGGCCCAAGAGCTGCCTGAGTGCATGGGTCGTCTCAGGGGGCGGGTCGTCTCAGGGGGCGGGTCTCCATTCTTCATATAGTGAAGAATGGAGACACGGCCCCGTTAACGACCCTGATTCAGGAATATGGCACTACATTTCGACATTCAGGGAATTTGATACATACCCAGTATTTCTTTCCAATATCATCACCGGACTTCTTCTCTCTTATTTTCAATTCGCTACCGCATGCCTTGCAGGTATTAGCGGCTATAACTGGATTTGCAGTATTATATTTGGGTGTCGCAGACATATCTTTAGTATTATTATGTTTTTCATTATTAATAGTCTTTACATGCTTTATATGGTCTCTATTTGTTTTGATTGAAGGAGTCAGTCTGCCCGCCTCAATCTTGTTAACTATCTCTCTCACGTTTT
This region includes:
- a CDS encoding C-GCAxxG-C-C family (seleno)protein, which encodes MSEPSRREFLKTGVGVIAGAALVGGVALTGAKEAEAAVTQPFGYIPLDVETTRQLGYDGYKGIIIDGVKHAHCGFASFNAITSQLKALDPYGPYANIPPGMMDWAASGVAGFASFCGALNGACAAVGLICTPADANGFISDLLTWYTETLLPSNIVAPTGILPQSLARTTLCHNSVTNWCLASGMASGSPERSERCARLAGDVAAKTVEMLNNGRLGLPTPASKTVCVSCHYTGTDYAAGQFTRGNEDCTVCHTGIKKIPAGGHRGKS
- a CDS encoding SRPBCC family protein; its protein translation is MPKGTVRLHRVLRASPERVYRAFLDADSMAKWLPPYGFTCRVHHLDAKVGGTYKMSFTNFSSGQGHSFGGVYRELLPNERIRYTDSFDDPNLPGEMETTVTLKPVSCGTEVNIVQEGLPEAIPVEMCYLGWQESLAQLATLVEPVIPE